The genomic DNA TCTTTTTGCCTGCGTTCCAAAAATTATGTCGAAGAAAAATAAATAGATATTTCCAGTTATTTTTGCGAAATTCGACTGATAAATTATTTTTTCATCTCTATTTCTTGGTGTTCTCGTTATATGATGTTCTGCATGATTTTTTATGGTCATTGCAAGGTTATAAACGAATATATGTGCGTAAAAATCTTGTTCAATTATTGGTCTTCGAATTCCACTGAAATCTTCGATTTCAATTAGGTTTTTTAATCTGTCGAATCCTGTTTCTACTGTCCATCTTTTATTGTATAATTCTTTTAAATCTTCTGTTGTAAATTCTTCAGGTGTTAAATTTGTTGCCAGTATTTCTGGTTCGTCTTTTCCAATGTCAACAAGTGCTATGCGAATTTCTAATCTTCCCATTTGCCTTGCTTTCTCTTTTAAATTTTCATCATCAAAAGCTCTCAATCGACTCTCTACTATGTTAATTTTTATGATTTCATCATTAGTCTGCATTTTATTAATTTGACGTCTAAATACATTTTTTGGAAGTCTTATTAAAAATTTTGAGTCTAAATCAATGGTTTTAACCATCAGCTCAATTGATGGATAACCTCGATCATAAATTGTAATTAATTTTTTAATGTCAAATCTTTGTTTTAAGTTCTCTAAATGTTCAATTGCTAAATCTACTTCATTTGTTATTGTTTCTACTATTTTTACTGTTAAAATATGTTTGGAATGTACATCTAAAAAGCATGATACTCTTGCACGAATTCTATTTTCTTTTAATAGGTTTTCATCGCCAAGCGGGAATTCATTTCGAGTTAAAGTAACATTAGGAAGATCAACAATACTTCCATCACAAGCACAAATTAAATATCCTTTAAATTTTGAAAATCCTGAGAATTTACCATATAATTGGTCAATAAAACATTCGTACATGTCAATGAATACTTTTGGGTCGATGAACATTCGTTGTTTTCCAATTGCTTGGCTAGAAATCGTTTTAAAATCTTTCTTCATCATTATAGTGAAAAATCTAATCGTTTCAATATAACCCGTACAGCTTCTTTGAGAAAGAATATATGCAGTATATTCCTTTTGAGTCATTTTTCTATCTCTAATGAACCTATTCTCTTCAGTAATATATTTTTTTGATATAAAATAATCAAATAATCGAAAAAATTCTTTGACAAATCTATCAAAAGAATACATGAATTCAACCCCCAAACAGTTAAATTCGTGACTAAAAAACTTTAATCACTTATATAAATATTTATAATTAATAATATTTAAAATAAACTATTAACAATTATTAAAATAAGATATAAATAAATTAAAACTATTCATTAAAGTATTAAAATAATTAACTAAAGAATTAACTAAAATAAGTAAAAATTACACATTTAACAAAAAATTAAAAATAGAAAAAATCAAAAAAAGCTTAAGTTTCTAGGAATGCTCATTAATCGAAAGGTTTATATATGGTAATTAATATATGTATTAGTGTTGACAGTTAACTGTCACACAATATATTATAGGCTAGTGGCACAGCTTGGTTAGCGCGCTCGGCTGATAACCGGGAGGTCATGGGTTCGAATCCCATCTAGCCTACTATAAACTATTTTTAAAGAAACTTTTTTTTACATGACAATTTTTTCTAAATTTTTTCCAAAAATAATATATATTAAATTCTACAAATAATAACTTAAATATACAAAAAGTTG from Methanobrevibacter sp. includes the following:
- a CDS encoding IS4 family transposase, with the translated sequence MYSFDRFVKEFFRLFDYFISKKYITEENRFIRDRKMTQKEYTAYILSQRSCTGYIETIRFFTIMMKKDFKTISSQAIGKQRMFIDPKVFIDMYECFIDQLYGKFSGFSKFKGYLICACDGSIVDLPNVTLTRNEFPLGDENLLKENRIRARVSCFLDVHSKHILTVKIVETITNEVDLAIEHLENLKQRFDIKKLITIYDRGYPSIELMVKTIDLDSKFLIRLPKNVFRRQINKMQTNDEIIKINIVESRLRAFDDENLKEKARQMGRLEIRIALVDIGKDEPEILATNLTPEEFTTEDLKELYNKRWTVETGFDRLKNLIEIEDFSGIRRPIIEQDFYAHIFVYNLAMTIKNHAEHHITRTPRNRDEKIIYQSNFAKITGNIYLFFFDIIFGTQAKR